A single window of Plasmodium reichenowi strain SY57 chromosome 12, whole genome shotgun sequence DNA harbors:
- a CDS encoding inner membrane complex protein 1h, putative, translating to MSYQDVQEKKNEDINYDEIASSMLEKMDKHINGEKQPTIHYENLNVQEQEGAHAYYSNQDINNINSGMSFLKNVKELNSSNILDHRTTTNDVGYPRRVMTALGPLPLPEEFKKNIPEKFVAKPIIEEREIYVSKKERKQREIEIPHVKYEHTFENVKKQLKVNKLVPNVTQVIKEVPKEILKPVIEEKIIEVPQGVKYVEVPVEVPCLYPPKIMPKVVTQYVERIVETIKPVVQEKIIEVPQTVIKQVPKIKTVEVPYYVPRYVEKIIEVPFKPNGEMPKIATHLPISISDSLPPLKPTHILSAQNEKNITTHNNNMNSNNMNNMNPFQTTNFMMPLMNCFQQNPDPNTLKNSENGIPNMNMSPTILRPINSRDTPNNNMKPQEHIKNNITPYPNNSLNSNFTNYNMPQNLYSQIENLPHAHNLPDGFQWQYPDGVSNNPLCNTRNMPSLVVTCPPQIGRVTCTRKDIQPDILTKTGVYEFDGFKKKGTSQSLFPPLAHHNRVPFLPTPAAPGTPDVENIEKNM from the coding sequence aTGTCCTATCAAGACGTTcaggaaaaaaaaaatgaagatataaattatgATGAAATAGCTAGCAGCATGCTAGAGAAGATGGacaaacatataaatgGAGAAAAACAACCAACGATACattatgaaaatttaaatgTACAAGAACAAGAAGGAGCACATGCTTATTACTCAAATcaagatataaataacataaatagCGGTATGTCGTTTTTGAAAAATGTCAAAGAATTAAATTCGtcaaatatattagatCATCGAACAACAACAAATGACGTAGGATATCCTCGTCGTGTTATGACAGCATTAGGACCTTTACCCTTACCAGaagaatttaaaaagaacATACCAGAAAAATTTGTTGCCAAACCTATTATTGAAGAGAGGGAAATATATGTATCTAAGAAAGAACGAAAACAAAGAGAAATTGAAATACCACATGTGAAATATGAACATACGTTtgaaaatgtaaaaaagCAATTGAAGGTTAATAAGTTAGTACCTAATGTTACACAAGTAATAAAAGAAGTAccaaaagaaatattaaaaccagttatagaagaaaaaattattgaaGTACCTCAAGGAGTAAAATATGTAGAAGTTCCTGTAGAAGTACCATGTTTGTATCCACCTAAAATAATGCCCAAAGTTGTAACTCAATATGTAGAAAGAATAGTTGAAACTATCAAACCAGTTGtacaagaaaaaattattgaGGTACCTCAAACAGTAATTAAACAAGTACCCAAAATTAAAACAGTTGAAGTTCCATATTATGTTCCAAGATATGTTGAAAAAATCATAGAAGTACCTTTTAAACCAAATGGGGAAATGCCCAAAATAGCTACACACCTACCTATTTCAATATCAGACTCTTTACCCCCCCTAAAACCGACCCACATACTAAGCGcacaaaatgaaaaaaatattactacgcataataacaatatgaatagtaataatatgaataatatgaatcCATTCCAAACAACAAATTTCATGATGCCTCTAATGAATTGCTTTCAACAAAATCCAGATCCGAATACATTAAAAAACTCTGAAAATGGTATACCTAATATGAATATGTCACCAACTATTTTAAGACCTATTAATTCTAGAGATACACCCAATAACAATATGAAACCTCAAgaacatattaaaaataatataacacCATATCCAAACAACTCTTTAAATTCTAATTTTACAAATTATAACATGCCCCAAAATTTATATAGTCAAATAGAAAATTTGCCACATGCACATAATTTACCAGATGGGTTCCAATGGCAATATCCTGATGGAGTATCAAATAATCCCTTGTGTAATACTAGAAATATGCCATCACTTGTTGTTACTTGTCCTCCACAAATCGGTCGCGTTACCTGCACAAGAAAGGATATTCAACCAGATATTCTTACTAAAACAGGGGTCTATGAATTTGATggatttaaaaaaaaaggtacATCTCAATCTCTTTTTCCTCCTTTAGCTCATCATAATAGAGTCCCTTTTCTACCAACTCCAGCTGCTCCTGGAACTCCTGATGTGgaaaatattgaaaaaaatatgtaa
- a CDS encoding hypothetical protein (conserved Plasmodium protein, unknown function) — protein MKNKRRGLKEQPRKKPLDIEKKIRNPYKYEEGMHFDNLSKGELYLPESCKGKKLAMLCNRLYYFNINDEELLERYAERASVIANSMSTKEMSLILNTMRKFNYRNEKLLETFSKHIPSKLHKGVPQDISLILNAYSHFNYKDKNLINRICEEIPHKIPHFEPSHISSVISAFYKLQIRDQIIIDDLIDEIIERIDEFDPKSLTNIINSFSKLNYKNDNKYILWKKCIQAVKKLDKEFNFLEIVLITNALCKEHIIKIKNKDNEYLHIDKYNNNNNNIYTHLCEVIKYKIYEEKCLNVHTNAFLLCTVAHSLSKVKYYEKDLFHFIIEYFSHENNYISLDNQHFSQLIYSSYIFNIDKPEFINMFIKVISNRIETKQLNEQALSTICYSFAKLKIRNIPFFILLSSYIIKQKIQLSTQSLSLICYSYSKLLIKSEMLFYILSVQIFQNMNMFTKQGLSIILSSYANLKIFNVKMFSLINKYMNLYLPNFTKNECLLICSHYDHVLKKLNDPVDTNNDDTTELVNKTSKTKKELNDFVKSLKEKISKLEDDDNIKNYNNKNKIINNEEQHADHFDDENIFSIFKQNDILNDQYEDDDDDNNNNNNNHNNHTIFNIPNPNYTSNTSDGFIINEDIKKKEDTLKLYQKIFLNHKNVNSNILQNVSLNNEIFSQQLSSLIDKQKEANEDMNNYQVFQNNPKDEINEKTESTSNISDVSTLSNISHTLDTSNNTQLFNHLKTSSNQIYNNNYKTKSLIDLMTSNKPPIINSEKENLIKSAQQMETEFIRDYVNQQKDSHHNSTIGRNHEKRKKKINKIKNLLSKNHQTVNDLNNLKKKWNEIYKK, from the coding sequence atgaaaaataagAGAAGAGGGCTAAAAGAGCAACCAAGAAAGAAGCCGCTGGATattgaaaagaaaataaggaatccttataaatatgaagaaGGAATGCATTTTGATAATTTAAGTAAAGGTGAATTATATTTACCTGAATCGTGTAAAGGGAAAAAGCTAGCGATGTTATGTAATcgtttatattattttaatataaatgatgaagaaTTATTAGAACGATATGCTGAAAGAGCAAGTGTCATTGCTAATAGTATGAGTACAAAAGAAATGTCgttaatattaaatacaATGAGGAAATTTAATTATcgaaatgaaaaattattggAAACATTTTCTAAACATATACCAAGTAAATTACATAAAGGGGTACCCCAGGATATCTCCTTAATATTAAATGCATATTCtcattttaattataaggataaaaatttaatcAATAGGATATGTGAAGAAATACCACATAAGATTCCACATTTCGAACCAAGTCATATATCTAGTGTAATAAGTGCTTTTTATAAACTACAAATAAGAGACCAAATAATTATTGATGACCTGATAGATGAAATAATAGAAAGGATTGATGAATTTGACCCGAAGTCcttaacaaatataataaattcattttctaaattaaattataaaaatgataataaatatattttatggAAAAAATGTATCCAAGCCGTAAAAAAATTGGACAAAGAGTTTAATTTCTTAGAGATAGTTTTAATAACTAATGCTTTATGTAAAGAgcatattataaaaataaaaaataaagataatgaatatttacatatagataaatataataataataataataatatatatacacatttaTGTGAagttataaaatataagatatatgaagaaaagTGCTTGAATGTTCATACCAATGCATTTTTGTTATGTACTGTTGCACATTCTTTATCCAAAgttaaatattatgaaaaagatttatttcattttattattgaatatttttcacatgaaaataattacatTTCTTTAGATAATCAACATTTCTCacaattaatatattcttcttatattttcaatattGATAAACCagaatttataaatatgtttattaaaGTAATATCCAATCGAATAGAAACTAAACAACTAAATGAACAGGCATTATCAACTATATGTTATTCTTTTGctaaattaaaaattagGAATATACCATTCTTTATACTTTTATCatcttatattattaaacaaaaaatacAATTATCTACACAAAGTTTAAGTCTTATTTGTTATAGCTATTCCAAATTACTTATAAAATCAGAaatgttattttatattttgtcAGTACaaatttttcaaaatatgaatatgtTTACAAAACAAGGGTTATCTATAATATTAAGTTCTTATGCTAacttaaaaatatttaatgttaaaatgttttctcttattaataaatatatgaatcTTTATCTACCAAATTTTACAAAGAATGAATGTTTATTAATTTGCTCACATTATGATCATGTtctaaaaaaattaaatgatcCAGTTGACacaaataatgatgatacAACTGAGTTGGTAAACAAAACATCTAAAActaaaaaagaattaaacGATTTTGTTAAATCattaaaggaaaaaattTCTAAACTAGAAGATGATGAcaacataaaaaattataataataaaaataaaattattaataatgaagaaCAACATGCTGATCATTttgatgatgaaaatatattttcaatatttaaacaaaacgatatattaaatgatcaatatgaagatgatgatgatgataataataataataataataatcataataatcatacaatttttaatataccAAATCCAAATTATACATCAAATACATCTGATGgatttataataaatgaggatataaagaaaaaagaagataCTTTAAAATTGTATCAAAAGATATTTCTtaatcataaaaatgtaaatagtaatatattacaaaatgTATCATTAAATAACGAAATATTTAGTCAACAGCTTTCATCACTAATAGACAAGCAAAAAGAAGCCAATGAAGATATGAATAACTATCAAGTGTTTCAAAATAATCCAAAAGatgaaataaatgaaaaaacaGAAAGCACATCAAATATATCAGATGTATCAACATTATCAAATATATCACATACATTAGACACTTCAAATAATACACAATTATTTAATCATTTAAAAACTTCATCAAAtcaaatttataataataattataaaaccAAAAGCCTAATAGACCTTATGACCTCAAACAAACCACCAATCATAAATTctgaaaaagaaaatttaataaaatcaGCTCAACAAATGGAGACAGAATTTATAAGAGATTATGTAAATCAACAAAAAGATTCTCATCATAATAGTACAATCGGAAGAAATCAtgaaaaaaggaaaaaaaaaataaataaaataaaaaacttATTGTCCAAAAATCATCAAACTGTAAATGATCTTAATAATCtaaagaaaaaatggaatgaaatatataaaaaataa
- a CDS encoding hypothetical protein (conserved Plasmodium protein, unknown function) → MYSKRFSKNTYYLPYKSKCLSNVNGSLLKEPYNLHYFLLGTNNPSCENEIHLIEYNDQFLSVRNIETYHYEGESEHLICLDMYENEDQKKKIILCTAGYEKCNEPKMNNNDMNYNECNEYDYRNDVCSLWMGDIDNLDDNNNNNYDDNNDDDNNDDDNNDDDNNDDDNNDDDNNNNNYDDTTNNNNNDTTTTTTNNNNNNNNHIDKQTNFKNQKNHSKKKKKKLTKVLELNKGNNESFKYIKKIVVNDFNKEYNKICIIDKNNYSIFNRSKNDINFMVSKNVNYELVDGIFDPHHENILTVMSNIKIYGYDIRSNMNIFSTYTNHKADLSSIDFNSNIPNVLLTSSNDGYIKLWDLRFLNDSFFTTNIHSHWITSIHFNHFHDELLLSTSTDHLLKLHKISFPTSNFQNDNVNYELVKTYTDHEDSVYKGCWSKTDAWVFSSLSYDGKCVVHGVPTDQKYKILL, encoded by the coding sequence ATGTATTCTAAGAGATTTTCTAAGAACACGTATTACTTACCATACAAATCCAAATGCTTAAGTAACGTAAATGGGagtttattaaaagaacCATATAATTTACATTACTTTTTATTAGGTACTAATAACCCTAGTTGTGAAAATGAAATACATTTAATTGAATACAATGATCAGTTTTTATCTGTGAGAAATATTGAAACATATCACTATGAGGGAGAATCAGAACATTTGATATGTTTAGATATGTATGAGAATGAAgaccaaaaaaaaaaaataattctttgTACGGCAGGATATGAAAAATGTAATGAACCAAAGATGAACAATAATGATATGAATTATAATGAATGTAATGAATATGATTACAGGAATGATGTGTGTTCATTGTGGATGGGGGACATAGATAATTtagatgataataataataataattatgatgataataatgatgatgataataatgatgatgataataatgatgatgataataatgatgatgataataatgatgatgataataataataataattatgatgatactactaataataataataatgataccactactactactactaataataataataataataataatcatatcGATAAACAGACTAATTTTAAGAACCAAAAAAAtcattcaaaaaaaaaaaaaaaaaaattaacaaaaGTATTGGAATTGAATAAAGGTAATAATGAAAGTTTTAaatacattaaaaaaatagtGGTAAATGATTTTAACAAGGAATACAACAAAATATGCAttatagataaaaataattatagtatatttaatagatctaaaaatgatataaatttCATGGTTTCAAAAAATGTTAATTATGAATTAGTAGATGGAATATTTGATCCACACcatgaaaatattttaacGGTTATgagtaatataaaaatatatggatATGATATAAGAAGTAAcatgaatattttttcaacTTATACTAATCATAAAGCAGATTTATCATCAATTGATTTTAATTCAAATATACCTAATGTACTTTTAACATCATCTAATGatggatatataaaattatggGATTTAAGATTTTTAAACGattctttttttacaaCTAATATACATTCTCATTGGATTACTTCTATACATTTTAATCATTTTCATgatgaattattattatcaacaAGTACTGATCATTTGTTGAaattacataaaatatCTTTCCCAACTTCTAATTTTCAAAATGATAATGTTAATTACGAATTAGTAAAAACATATACTGATCATGAAGATTCAGTATATAAAGGATGTTGGAGCAAAACGGATGCTTGGGTTTTTTCATCTCTATCATATGATGGAAAATGTGTTGTACACGGCGTGCCAACTgatcaaaaatataaaatactCTTATAA
- a CDS encoding FbpA domain protein, putative (part of same gene as PRSY57_1221000B~gap found within coding sequence): MDNIFINIIYMYIYYFILFCCDLIILMFVRIKKLILSFSIYLIICSCVMNNKWFLFCRRIILQPNYNLCFLSYNTYRIPDTYNNYYNVIKKEKKKKRKNFSFFSKGCYNSCSKVQKLYGENEETTYGYTKYDKKDETYINILERKADEIKNSKNCFNNKIKTNKNEYAHKLQPLDYTTLHLLSIELNTLLSDSIVEHITQADDKTIVLHLTKRDKEYYLYICYDNENPVISLGLKIKKLFNRFIEDDYAQKLNPVIKYSIISNVYMKKRFVKILCIDLILKRKSQEDLDIEDILNNQYSSRKVTLLFDLHNNSCISFLINKSTNEILISPHNYVTEKTIDKSYKEGHKYIFPQNNECKLIPDHYEFFSTFLNLFKSRKEQNFISSLMDIYEGVSYNLLLKFYDYLNIPTHIKFEEMDKGTLLDFFNKAYIKWLRFLNLKEKTDELIFYPHYDYKLNIPSVLNFVKSKKKKNYTIINNIPQVQFNSVKEGHQDDKNEDDDYNDSNIIKSDSNINKSGNNNINRSDNYNSSDYTNMHDQQEQYNKSNHNITKNNIDTNQIIKDTLKENDKKNIKLSDNENKHIHFETTIELVYYYYCNYFSVNEFYTTLKYCKDFLKKKLPQYEDMLLQYKNDREICEKAYLLHENINNLTVFNHTISKMNDWLDKKTYDALKIIENELRYNSLEDNRKKFVKKKEEDKKKEETLMKKIINTQPNTIRTPQNIYKGSLLIKINETDLSSPFLIIGKNSKQNEKISTQILMFNDLWFHVHEYPGGHVILRNKKIKDKIITADTNLSDITIDEDIKYAANMAAYFSKARKMEKTLVCFTLGKYVLKDNTLNEGAVEVLKYKLIYG; encoded by the coding sequence atggataatatttttataaatattatatatatgtatatttattattttattttattttgttgtgaccttataattttaatgtttgtgagaattaaaaaactgattctttccttttcaatatatttaataatttgCTCATGTGtaatgaataataaatggTTCCTTTTTTGTAGGAGAATTATATTACAGCctaattataatttatgttttttatcTTATAATACTTATCGTATTCCtgatacatataataattattataatgttattaaaaaagaaaaaaagaagaaaagaaagaacttttcttttttctctAAAGGATGTTACAATAGTTGCAGCAAAGTACAAAAGTTGTATGGGGAAAACGAAGAAACGACTTATGGATACacaaaatatgataaaaaggatgagacatatataaatatattagaaCGTAAAGCTGATGAAATAAAGAATTCTAAGAAttgttttaataataaaataaaaacgaataaaaatgaatatgcTCATAAATTACAACCACTTGATTATACTACATTACATTTATTGTCAATAGAATTGAATACCCTGTTGTCAGATTCAATTGTTGAACATATTACACAAGCAGATGATAAGACTATAGTATTACATCTAACAAAAAGAgataaagaatattatcTGTATATATGCTATGATAATGAAAACCCAGTCATCTCTTTAGggttaaaaataaaaaaattatttaatagaTTTATTGAAGATGACTATGCACAAAAATTAAATCCCGTTATTAAATATTCTATTATATCGaatgtatatatgaaaaaacgttttgttaaaatattatgtattgatttaatattaaaaaggaaaagtCAAGAAGATTTAGATATagaagatatattaaataatcaGTATAGCTCTAGGAAAGTtactttattatttgacctacataataattcttGTATATCATTtcttattaataaaagtaCTAATGAAATTTTAATTTCGCCACACAATTATGTAACAGAAAAAACAATTgataaatcatataaagaaggacataaatatatattcccacaaaataatgaatGTAAATTAATACCAGATCATTATGAATTCTTTTCCACATTTTTAAATCTATTTAAATCTAGAAAAGAACAAAACTTTATTTCATCCTTAATGGACATATATGAAGGGGTAAGTTATAATttgttattaaaattttatgattatttaaatataccTACTCATATCAAATTTGAAGAAATGGACAAGGGTACCTTGTTGGATTTCTTTAATAAAGCTTATATTAAGTGGTTGCgttttttaaatttaaaagaaaagacGGATGAACTTATATTTTACCCACACTATgattataaattaaatataccTTCTGTTCttaattttgtaaaatcaaaaaaaaaaaaaaattacactattattaataatatccCACAAGTGCAGTTTAATTCTGTGAAAGAGGGTCACCAAGAcgataaaaatgaagatgatgattataatgatagtaatattattaagagtgatagtaatattaataagagtggtaataataatattaataggagtgataattataacaGTTCAGATTATACCAACATGCATGACCAACAAgaacaatataataagagtaatcataatattacaaaaaataatattgataccaatcaaataataaaggatacacttaaagaaaatgataaaaaaaatataaaattatcaGATAACgaaaataaacatattcATTTCGAAACAACAATAGAATTAGtatactattattattgtaattATTTCTCTGTAAATGAATTTTATACTACCTTAAAATATTGTAAagattttttaaagaaaaagttACCACAATATGAAGATATGCTTttacaatataaaaacgACAGAGAAATATGTGAAAAGGCTTATTTATTACAcgaaaatattaataactTAACTGTGTTTAATCATACAATTTCAAAAATGAATGACTGGTTAGATAAAAAAACTTATGATgctttaaaaataattgaAAATGAGTTAAGATATAATTCATTAGAAGATAATCGAAAAAAATttgtgaaaaaaaaagaagaagataaaaaaaaagaagaaacattaatgaaaaaaattataaataccCAACCAAATACAATAAGAACACCTCAAAATATCTATAAAGGTTCcttattaattaaaattaacGAAACAGATTTATCCTCTCCTTTTCTAATCATAGGAAAAAATAgtaaacaaaatgaaaaaatcTCAACACAAATTCTAATGTTTAATGATTTATGGTTTCATGTTCATGAATATCCAGGAGGTCATGTTATActaagaaataaaaaaattaaagataaaataattacaGCAGATACAAACTTATCTGATATAACTATTGATGAAGATATTAAATATGCTGCAAATATGGCTGCATATTTCTCTAAAGCCAgaaaaatggaaaaaacGCTCGTCTGCTTTACTTTAGGAAAATACGTATTAAAAGACAATACCTTGAATGAAGGGGCAGTGGAGgtattaaaatataaattaatatacGGAAG
- a CDS encoding FbpA domain protein, putative (part of same gene as PRSY57_1221000A~gap found within coding sequence), with amino-acid sequence KKKKKKKKSNSSPNNFNYTVFNIFFVVINIKKNKKYILSKYIYYVIYIYMYVYVCTYMFIIFYYNFFFFFFNV; translated from the coding sequence aaaaaaaaaaaaaaaaaaaaaaaaaagtaacTCTTCACCCAATAACTTCAATTATACcgtttttaatatattttttgttgttataaatataaaaaaaaataaaaaatatatactatctaaatatatctattatgtaatatatatatatatgtatgtatatgtgtgtacatatatgtttattattttttattataatttttttttttttttttttaatgtttaa
- a CDS encoding hypothetical protein (conserved Plasmodium protein, unknown function): MIFGFLLLNVLLCVLMKSYLCLLKNKRNVFYTIHNLSNEKKKKTHGIFHRRNNGNAIIKLFIINNTSEKKKNYKKKNKEDFILNNKKNRKDKANVLYATQSNFFNPKQFKDLLNQDTKDKTKNTDDDNDCLDLENVENLEEIAPELHMKLMEYKKSEESKDKEINEKKIEDVKDIALYEGLPLLMIEGEKLEGFADTRKVKIKPEISTPFTNDDYNEYIKSSMDENMGNSDVDQTKKNEKYDKNIKNANCSNTNEELNKFEKDIQYILNVSNEEKKKKKEVDKNEEEKKSDELTKEGKIERYKKVGRHYYMDSSIGKILFDRNYPGYAYTNHGENIDEINEKSEYDSSVPSYLNPSNVHLRTGRKREEQKKKDSGIKQKKRWNVNNTTNDIKRGNWKYYDDTVKDLIDSIDQEKLEENYYSNNYYQRSHNNTGYGGLEKVQNNYFDVQFIGSAETYPANISVGMNFIWPINFVPLLSKQYTKRLGQPIKSPIFNLGGFDHLQLWYYPDGMNNSMDGYCSLKLMMKPGSFLPVKIFLFAFSEYNYINTKAFYKESADYVISSSNLCKCLLKTKENLKNIENNKDYVILGPAGNIYIGVGIYDDNYDFEEDFKKFYSINNKYKNKKNKNQEFKYKYDWDEGVHIFDNWLKKQSAVTDDKDELLPSYYTHSELYENYKYKYVPEKNPFKFLRSKNTKQTWNRHPF, translated from the coding sequence ATGATCTTTGGATTTTTATTGTTAAATGTTTTGTTATGCGTCCTTATGAAAAGTTACCTTTGtttgttaaaaaataaaaggaatGTTTTTTACACAATACATAATTTGTCGAACgagaaaaagaagaaaacTCATGGTATTTTCCATAGAAGGAATAATGGGAATGCTATCATAAAATTGTTCATAATAAACAATACaagtgaaaaaaaaaagaattataaaaaaaaaaataaagaggattttattttgaataataaaaagaatagAAAAGATAAAGCAAATGTTTTATATGCTACACAaagtaatttttttaaccCTAAACAATTTAAAGATTTATTAAACCAAGATACTAAAGATAAAACGAAAAATActgatgatgataatgattGCCTAGATTTAGAAAATGTCGAAAATTTAGAAGAAATAGCACCTGAATTACATATGAAATTAAtggaatataaaaaaagtgaAGAATCAaaagataaagaaataaatgaaaaaaaaatagaagaTGTAAAAGATATTGCACTATATGAAGGATTACCTCTTCTAATGATTGAAGGAGAAAAGTTAGAAGGTTTTGCTGACACTAGGAAAGTTAAAATAAAACCAGAAATATCTACTCCCTTCACAAATGATgattataatgaatatattaaatctAGTATGGATGAGAACATGGGAAACTCTGATGTGGATcagacaaaaaaaaatgaaaaatatgataaaaatataaagaacGCGAATTGTTCTAATACAAACgaagaattaaataagttcgaaaaagatatacaatatatattaaatgtatctaatgaggaaaaaaaaaaaaaaaaagaagtggataaaaatgaagaagaaaaaaaaagtgatGAGTTAACAAAAGAAGGAAAAATagaaagatataaaaaagtagGAAGACATTACTATATGGATTCAAGTATAggtaaaatattatttgataGAAATTATCCAGGATATGCTTATACAAATCATGGAGAAAATATAGATGAAATAAATGAGAAGAGTGAATATGATTCTTCTGTTCCGAGTTATTTAAATCCATCTAATGTACATTTAAGAACTGGACGTAAAAGAGAAgaacagaaaaaaaaagatagTGGAATAaaacagaaaaaaagatggaatgtaaataatacaaCTAATGATATTAAAAGAGGAAATTGgaaatattatgatgataCAGTAAAAGATTTAATAGATTCAATTGATCAAGAAAAATTAgaagaaaattattattctaataattattatcaaagAAGTCATAATAATACAGGTTATGGTGGTTTAGAAAAAgtacaaaataattattttgatgTTCAGTTTATAGGATCTGCTGAAACATATCCTGCAAATATATCAGTAGGTATGAATTTTATATGGCCTATAAATTTTGTACCCTTATTATCTAAACAATATACTAAAAGATTAGGTCAACCAATTAAGTCTCCAATATTTAATTTAGGAGGTTTTGATCATTTACAATTATGGTATTATCCTGATGGTATGAATAATTCTATGGATGGTTACTGttcattaaaattaatgatGAAACCAGGTTCATTTCTTCCAGTaaaaattttcttatttGCATTTAGtgaatataattatattaacaCTAAAGCATTCTATAAAGAATCAGCTGATTACGTTATATCCTCATCGAATTTATGTAAATGCCtattaaaaacaaaagaaaatttaaaaaatatagaaaataataaagattATGTTATTCTTGGACCAGCtggaaatatatatataggaGTAGGaatatatgatgataattaCGACTTTGAAGAAGatttcaaaaaattttattcaatcaataataaatataaaaataagaaaaataaaaatcaagaattcaaatataaatacgATTGGGATGAAGGAGTACATATTTTCGATAACTGGCTAAAAAAACAATCAGCTGTTACGGATGATAAGGATGAATTGTTACCATCATATTATACCCATTCAGAATTgtatgaaaattataaatataaatatgtacCTGAAAAAAATCCTTTCAAATTTCTAAGGTCCAAAAATACAAAACAAACGTGGAACAGACATCCattttaa